The genome window TTCTTCTAGTGTGAAAATCTTAcaaaagctttgatttttttttttttgacaagttCAAACAGTTCTTATGTTCGGGAAAAATAAggtttctctccttttttttttttttttttttttatcattaaacTTGACTTGGCCTtgactgtattttcttttaaagtgtgCCATAGCAGTAGTATTTGCAGACCTTCTACACTCAATTTCCTCTTAAATCTGCATTGGTTTAGGGGTATGAAGTGCTGAATTAATAGGAAGAATGATAATCTTGGCTAGTGAAAATTGAAAGTGTTAAAGCTAAATTTTTTGTCTTACCTTAAAGGAACAAAAACTATCAATAAGATGATTGGAAGATGTAAATTTGAGTACAGCTTTTCTGCAATTGAACAGTAATTCTTTCATTTGTTAGTTTAGATGGATCAAGGTTCTATTTCTACCTGATTTTAATGTTACTGCATATAATGTAAATAGGTGGTATTATCTTCAACAATGGTTTTACCTAATCAATGGATATAATTCTTGTGTACAATGCATAGCCTCTATTGTAATGATAGTTGCACGTAACTGATACTGATTTTATGTCAGTTTACTTCATTTGCCTTAAGGAGTTCCCAGGAGTCTTAGTTACAGGCTCATTGCACCAGACGttgtaaaaaaagaataaaaatatttaattgtatAGACTACGTTGAATAGAAAAGACAGACATGTTAGAGGTACTATTTAATATGACCCTTATAAGAATTCATCTTAGCAACTTGTCATCAAGGCTGGGGCTACAGCTTAGTATGAAAAATGAtagaagttaattaaaaataatgtgttaGGATGGTGGGCTTTTATTTCCTCCACTGTGTAGTTATGAGTGTTTTAGATAATGGATAAATTTCTGCTCAGAAAGTGGGAGCTTGGGCAGATAGAACCTGACAACACTGCTTGCACTTTACTGTTTTTCTCTTGCAATTAATAATTGACATctctttttcattgttttgtaACTGAAAGGTGAATGTTTAGTGAGAGCTGTGATGCCTCTGCTGAGCTTCCTGTCTTGCATGTCTGAGGAGGAGCAGATCAGAAGTGGTTCTTGAAGTGGATGTTCAGATTTTGCTGTTCTGCCAGAGCAGATATCATGTTTGACTGCTTGAAGACATAGGGGGTATGGACACGGGTCAATTTGCAATAAGAGGTATGTAATGAAGTGATGAATTGCCAAAATTTTTGGAGGACCAGTGAGGTGGATTAGGATGTGCAATCTGCTGATCTGCagcttagaggaaaaaaaaaatgagctgagggttcagtattatttttattttggtgttaGGAAGGGTAGTTCAACTACTGTGTAAAGACCAAGAGCCTTTTAAATATGAGCTCCTGATTTCAAGTGCCCTTCAGTAGCCACGCCACTTAAAACAGTTCCTGCTGTGTCTGTTTTGCTGGTACAGATGTTTGTGTAATGATACAGTGAATGGATCTGTCAGGTCAGAAATGGCTTTTCTCCCTCACAGAATTTTCTTGACCGTGTCAGTTCCCTGATCTGACTTGCTTGTGAATGGCTGTGTTAACACCATAGAGAAGGCTGGACCTCTTCAACTGGGCTAGAGAAGACTGAACCTATATGTGGGTCCAAAATTGTTGTTTTAATCTTTGACATAAAATGGAATGTGACTGATTTGCATAGATTCTTATTAAAATAGCAGTGTCTGTTAAAATTTTGGATGGATAACTTTCAACAAGAGGTTGGTAGACTTTTGAAAGCTGTTTAAGTGCATCTGTGCTGTTGATTGAGACTGAGAACCAATGgcataataataaaatcagatACATACCATCAGCCAAAATTTTGCTGAACTTTGATTATTTGTTATATTTCTAGAAATACATGTTTTCATAGTACTGCAACTTAAATACTGGCTTACAACAGAAGTTGTTCTTGtcaaatttcttcttccttcatgttTAGGAATATGTATTTAACAGTACACGAAAAGTGCAAAGCTAAACTGGAgatggcattttattttttttcacttagtGAGTAAGGAAAACTTGCAGATGCAATAAAGTCTGTGTATTTCTGATTTGGTGTTATACAAATggttttttacaaaaatattttggatgtgaaggaagaaagcagcagccaaGTAATAGCCACATGCAaaatttgagcttttttttttgttgttgttgtcgtTTGTTTACATGATGCCTTTTATTATAGCAGTTGAATGCTCTGAATATGTCTGCTCACATCTCCCCTGTGAGACAGGAAGGTACACTGACTCAGGCTTACCGTGGTTGGGCTTTTTCTGTGGTCACTTAAGGAAATATATGAAAAAGATGTGAATGTAGATTTTATGTAGCACAATAATCTCCAGAGCATTCCCCTCTCTCAACTGACGAAGCTCACTGTGCTCCTTCTGCCACGCTCATCTGTTCCTCACCCATTCTGTGAGAACTATTTCCTTAATTGTTTGGATTTAAGCTCATACATACTGACATTCTGAAAAGCTGTACAGACATTTTGGTAAAGAAGGCATAGTGTGTCTGTGAGATGATGGAAGCTAGTTACAATACACTTGGCTAAGCTGTAGTTCATTGGAGGAATTTTTTGATAAAAATTTTTATTAGGAAGGACAAAATTAAGTTTTggtgtagttttttttttgtcaagacCAGGATTACCAATGGTTTGCAAGACATGTTGCTAATACATGTTATTAATAGGTACTTAAGCATGTGTAACCACTACATGCGGTTTCTAAGatgtgctgtgatttttttagaATGATAAAATTCAGTTTCCATTAATGCAGTATTCTgggtttcatttcatttttgtctACTTTACAAGATACTTTAGTTTAGCTACTTCCATAGAGTCTGATGCTCTCCGTGGTAATTAACTGTATCCTGTTTCAGGTTTGAGTGGTGTAGTAAGGTTTGTTTGACAGAATATATCGTGATGGCTTGGTGAGAGCCAGATCTGACTGTAGTTTTCTCTAGAAGTGTGGTGGTGAATAATATCAGAAACATGACTTTCTGAAAGAAGTGAGCAGTGAATGTTACTGTGTGGACAAACTGGTGACTGTTTGAAGGGCTGACTGTCTTGGTTTACTTCTATAGCAAACCTAATGTTGAAAACAAGTCTTAAttattctccttttaaaaaggcATCAAATGTAGAAGAAATAAGTTATATCTGTTACTTTGTTAAATGTAGTCTTAAGTTTGATCTTTAAATTCATCTTCTTGTAGCGTAGGTGGCTGATTTGCCTTTTCTTAAAAGGAGCAGTGTTCCTCCAAAACTGAACCAAGGTCAGTCTATTCCCAGCCATTGATCAGGTGTGCAAGTAATAACTCTGTACCTGCAGAAATGGTTGATGAGGGTTAGCAAGTTGGCCTTGGCAATAGAAATGGTACTCAGTACATGGAAATCCTTTTTACCTCTATTTCTGGCTGAATTTGGAGCATGGGCATTATTTCTTACAAAATATATTCCTGAATTGCTCATACTCAGGTTCTGGCTTTTGAGATTGTTTTGGTTATGTGTGTTCTCTGCTAGTTTAAGAAGATAGAATGAAGAAGGACAAAAATAGtgggttttttgcattttgtatgAGTTGTGGCAAGAAATGGCTGCAAATGTACATACATACATCTCTGTCACTTGCATAGCATTTAGCAAGTGAGTCTATTTTAATCAGAACCGTGGACACTCTATAGCCCTCCCAACTTCTTAGTGTACATTTTGGCCTATGGAAAATACAGTCTTACTGTTCATCACCTGCCtgtaactgctttttctttcctgataaACATGCTAGGAAGTGAGAGGCTTTTGACAGAGCACTGAAGATACATTGCATTTGACTGCTGCCTGAGACTTCTCTGCACAGATGGATCTCTGTAGTCAACCCaaatctgaagaaaatttaACGAAGCGGAAAGACCTCACTTATGTCCTACTGAATGAGCTGATGGTGGTTTCATTTGCTCCTTTATAGGCTTATAGTCAAGAATTGGGTGTGTCCGCacagtattttggtttttagttCACTTGTTATGAGCTGTCTGTAGTGATGCAGTACTATGTTGGCATCAGTGTTACGTGGGGAGATCTGGGAAGCTGTCCTGTTATGTGTCCAGTCTTTGATAATGGGGACAAAAAGAGTTGTAAAGATTTATGTGGCTGTGAAAGAAAGCCTAGCATGGTATATTGCAGAAGATCACCTCACAGAGTAGTCTTTTATGTGGGTGTACTGATGAGTTCTGTTAATCAGCACTGGTCGGGGGCACTCTGATACACATGCAGGAAGCATTGAAAGATGCTTACATGCTGTTGACTAGCATTGGATAATCTTGCGCACAGCAAGATCACAATGCAGTAGCTTCATATTTTGAGGAACCCCTGTGTTAACAAAGTTTTGTGAGGCTGTTTCACATGATCAGACAGGATAGAAAATCTGCATTGTGCTTAAAAATAAGTTCACATGAAGATAAATTGATACAATGCTTGAAATAACTTCACATGTTTCACAAATAAGTCTGAGATTTGGGTAAGAGGACTTATTGCTTCTTTCTAGTCAAGACTTCTGTGCAGTGATTCTGTAAGTGAGGCTGTTTTTTTATCAGCCGTACAAGCTTGTAATATGTTTCCTTTGTTCCTGCCAGGTTGAAGGCAAATTTTGATTACTGGGCTGTTGGGGGAGAAATGAATGTGTTGGAGCAAAGTGAAACTGCTTAGTGAGCGTAGTCTGCGGTGTCTGGATGGATGTGCTTAGATGGCTCTACAGCTACAGGCTATAAATACTTTAAAGTCATGCAGCTTTACTGAGGGAGCTGCATGCACGTGTAGCAAGAGTGTAGGTGTGACACTGGAGTAGTGAAAGCTGTGCCAGACTCTTACCTTCCCTTTGAATAAACGAAGACATTGCATATTGTGTGTGTTGGAAAGTACTGTAAATGTGTGTAATTTGTGGCTGTTAACAAAACACTTATTTGGAGGCAGGACTTTGTCCCTTCTGCTGGGGATGGCATTATGGATGTGTACCACCGGCATTACGGAGTTTTATATGATTGTGTTGTAGTCTCTAGTTGGCAGGTGCTGCTTTGTCCTCTTGAGATCATGCATGAGGGGGAGTATATACcagctgaaaatgttttctttaaaggcttctagtaaaaaaataataaaatagatcCTTTTTTTACATGTGGATGGGGGTAGACTTTGAAGGCCTTATCTAtctgaatgtattttattaacAAGACTTGTCCAGGGGATTATTCTCAGTGGTTTTGCTCAGGGTATAGCACTTAGATATAAGCACTTTACAGGGCTGTTACTATTAAGAAAGGTTATTGCAGTAGTAATTGTAATAGTTCTGTATTTTTAGCACATTAATGGCAGGAAATGTGCTATATGTCTTAAGTTATCAGTGATGTAATGGGTTGGAGCACATCCTATCTTTTTTTGctcctgtttttaatgaaatgccttttttcttttagggaACTATTCTACTGGATATGTTACTCAAGTTAGCCTCCTTGTGAGATACTCAAAGCAAGTATTGTCCTGATGAAAACTTCTTGTTTGTCAGGGTAGATTCCAAGattgaaaatatataataaattgaagcagaaaaatatgttcTCCCTGTTTTGAGTTAGCATATATAACTTCTGGACTAAATAAATGTTACATGATTGCATGAGATTATGGAGGATAAGAATTTTTGCCTTGATGGACCTTTACTGTATCTCTGTTCTTAATGGCATTTTACAGCATCTTGTGCTGTTTCTATTGATTGTATAattaaaattactcttttttaaTAGCGAACAAGTCTTAAGAATGTTTGCCAGCATTGTTAACATACATTAGCTTGAAAACATAGCAGTTTTCGAGCCTGTTGGTAGAATTACAGAGAATGAATATCATTCAGAGATAAAAGTTTTTGTATGATGTAATGCAGAAGAGGCTTCCTGAGATCTTGTCTAGACTATGCAAAGTAAGCTTTGGTAAAGTCATGTTTAAAAATTGAGTCTGAGATTCAGTGTGAGACTGAGCCTGTGAGAGGATGGAATTGTTGCTTTCATGAAAAGAGGGTGGATGCCAAGCACGTGGTAGCCAGGGCGTGCACGCAGTCTCCATGGCATGTGACCGTTGCTGATTGCAATGAGCCCCACACTGCTTATCTAGAGAAGCTGCTTTTAACATCTGCCAGTTGCAGTAGATGTTCTCTTACCTTTAGCTTGATAACTTTCTTctatgttttttccttttttctccccccttcatttttttcacctTAACAGCAAgtcacacaaaaaaagaaagaagcttgCCTTAGGTATCCCAATTTTAGTCCTACCCCAATAGAGCTGGAGCTTCAAACTAATGAAACCTCAAAAGCAATGATTCAGAAAAAAGGAGGAGTTTATCCATAATAAGCCTGAACTAGACAGATTGGCACAGTGTGGCATTTATAGAAGTGTTATTCATGTGATATATGTAGtctttaaaatgctaaaaacGTGGAAGTTCAGCAGAACAGCAGATCTCTCTTATGACACTTAAGATATAAGATTAAAACAGCAGTAAAGTTGATTTCCTagaaaaagagagacagaatTTGAGGTATTAACAATTTGACAGTTCCCTTTTGATTCTAGTAATATTATTATGTGCATCAATCTGCATGAGCCAAGGCTGCAACACAAAGAGGCCTTTGAGTTAGAGGAAAGGGGCTGCAGAGACATGCAGTGCTGTGGGGTGGTTTTGTGCCTGTGTGTTCTGTAGCCTACACACACAGATAGTAGAAGATGAAAGACTCCAGTGATAGAGTCTTCTGTGGATAACATACAtgttagtaaaaaaaataaccttgtTAGGCAGATGGGAAAAGAACTGGATGCCAAATCTTGCCTGCATCTCATTTGTgtgcctgggtttttttttttgtgagtttggTGATCTACTTGAACAAAACTTAAGTGCAAAGCTAGAAATTAATTCTAAATGGGTTCAGCTGAACGTGGCAAACACAAAGCATGGCTAAATATGAAAACATAATGCAGGCAAGTTTTCCAGGAAGTCTCCAATCTGAGGAGTTGGGGTTCTGTTTCCTGGAAAAGTGTGAGCATTGTCTTAACATTCTTTTAAAGGAAGGAGTCTCTCCAGGTGGCtttatccatattttttttcagaaagagaaaaccacAAGGTGTTTCAGACATGAAATGCTTATGTCATCTGCTAGTTtgggaattttgttttgtttggttggttttggtttttttctttgtttgtttggttttgttgcttaAAGGCAGTGTACATGCACATACTTGTTCATTTCTGTACTTTTCTTAATTCATCTAGTAATGTGACAGGCTTTTATAGAGGGACTAATCAGGGTCCCCAAACAATTCAGCAGTTGTGGTCCAGTCCTTGAGGGTGAGTCATAATTCCACATACTGAATAATACGTTGAAATACAGAGGAGAGGCTTCCTGGATTTTGTTTACTTATGAGTTGCTTATATAAGTGTAGATGATCATACACGGTATTCCAAAATATATATTCTGACTGGCAAATGTTATCAGTTTTGTTTCATTCAAGGTAATATAAAAGTCCTGAGGAATGAAGTTGTAGACTGTTTTGCTCAAATAGAGTGAACTTGTTTCAACTTTCCATCCTGTAAAGCAAAGCAGATGGTTGGGGGAGAAAATGCAATGTGTTGTCTTGTGTTGGTTTTCACCTAGGAGTGTCACTGGAATTACTCAGGATCTGAGCACTGAATATGCTGGTGCCAGTTCTTTCACACGCTCACATAGTTTCTTTCACTGGGTTATCTTGGTTTGAGCTTTGGTCAATTGTATCTTGAGTATTTGCTTATAGAGATCTTCCCAGTGTGAAACATGGACCTTGGCTATCACTCCTGTGGTAAATCCAAGAGTGGTTTGAAAGCATTGCAGGGTTCTTGTCGTGTCTTTAAGCATGGTAGCAAAATACTTGGATTACTCCCAGTATTAGACATAGGGAATAGCTGGACCGTGAGGAttgctctcctttgctttgcaAATATTGTTGGAAGTTTCTCTCTTTAGGGCACAAAAACACATTAGTAAATGATGATGGGAAATACTAATGCTGGAAATGTACTCCAACTGGTAGTAGGCTACTGGTCTGCATTACCTGGAAGATTGGCAGGTTGCAAGACAAGGGGTTAAACATTGATATATCAGGAAGTAGAagagaaatactgaattttaattGCTGTTGAAGCAGGGAAATTGAGTGGGGTACTGGTGTGACTGGGAAACAtattatacctttttttttcccctctctttttctccataTTTAGGAGGGTGTTCGAGctactgctctgctgctgaacaGCATGCAGTCCTTTCGGGAGCAAAGTAGTTATCACGGAAACCAGCAGAGCTACCCGCAGGAAGTGCATACTTCATCCCGACTGGAAGAGTTCAGCCCCCGCCAGCAGGCCCAGATGTTCCAGAGCTTTGGAGGAGGTGCTGGCAGTGGACGTCGTGGAGCAACAGGAGCCTCTACAGCAATGCCTGGTGAGAGCTCTGGCCATCAGAGCTACCAAGGTTTCAGAAAAGAAGCAGGAGAGTTTTACTATATGGCTGCCAACAAAGATCCAGTGGTGTcaggagggcagcagccaccTCAGCGCAGGCCTTCTGGACCAGTACAGAGCTATGGGCCCCCTCAAGGGAGTAGCTTTGGGAATCAGTATGGGAGTGAGGGACATGTGGGCCAGTTCCAAACACAACACTCGACCCTTGGGGGTGTATCCCACTATCAACAGGATTATACTGGTCCTTTTTCTCCAGGGAGTGCCCAGTATCAGCAGCAGGCTTctagccagcagcagcaggtgcagcaGCTGAGACAGCAGATCTATCAATCTCATCAGCCTTTACCCCAGGCTTCCAGCCAGTCTGCTTCTAGCACCTCACACTTGCAGCCAATGCAGCGTCCATCCACCCTGCCTTCCTCTGCTTCAGGCTACCAGTTACGAGTGGGTCAGTTCAGCCAACACTATCAGCCACCTTcgtcatcctcctcctcctctttcccttccccacagcGTTTTGGCCAGTCAGGACAGAATTATGACGGAAGCTACAATGTGAATTCTGGGTCGCAGTACGAAGGCCATGCTGTGGGTTCCAATGCACAGGCCTATGGGACCCAGTCAAACTACAGCTTTCAAACTCAATCGATGAAAAGCTTTGAGCAATCTAAGCTGCCCCAAAGTGGGCAGCAagggcagcagcaacagcaccCACCTCAGCACGTAATGCAGTATTCAAATGCTGCCACCAAACTCTCTCTTCAAAGTCAAGTGGGACAGTATAGCCAGACTGAAGTTCCTGTAAGGTCACCAATGCAGTTCCACCAAAACTTCAGTCCAATCTCTAATCCATCGCCTGCTGCATCTGTGGTTCAGTCTCCAAGCTGCAGCTCTACCCCTTCTCCACTCATGCCAGGTGGAGAAAATCTCCAGTGTGGGCAAGGCAACATGTCCATGGGTTCTCGAAACCGAATCCTGCAGATGATGCCTCAACTTAGTCCTACACCATCTATGATGCCAAGCCCCAATGCTCATGCGGGTGGATTCAAGGGGTTTGGACTGGAAGgactgcaggaaaaaaggctcACAGATCCAGGACTGAGCAGCCTGAGTGCTCTAAGTTCTCAAGTTGCCAATCTGCCCAACACAGTCCAGCACATGTTGCTCTCGGATGCCTTGGCACCTCAGAAAAAAAGTTCCAAAAGATCATCCTCTTCCAAGAAGGCCGACAGCTGTACCAACTCAGAAGGCTCCTCCCAGGCAGAGGAGCAACTCAAGTCTCCCATGGCAGAATCTCTGGATGGTGGCTGTTCCAGTAGTTCAGAGGATCATGGGGAAAGGGTGAGACAGCTGAGTGGCCAGAGCACCAGCTCAGACACCACTTACAAAGGGGGTAATTTAGAGAGACCCAACTCCTCACCAGCACAAGGCTCTCAGAATGAGCCATCAAAACTCAGCAGCAGTCCTGCAGCTAGGGAAGATGTGGCCTCCCCTGATGGGAAGGAAGCTGTGGTGGCTGTGGAAAATGCCCCAAAAGTGAATGAAAAGGCAGTTGGGGTGATTGTCTCCCGGGAAGCCATGACAGGAAGAGTAGAAAAGTCAGGTGGACAAGATAAACCTGCACAAGATGATGCTTCCACAGCCCCTCAGGCACCAGCTAGCACTAGTGGAGCAAAAGAAGCTGGGCATGCAGGGACTCAGCAAGAAACTCAAGGAGGAGGTAAAGGGAGCAAAAGTGGCGATAACACTAACCATAATGGGGAGGGTAACAGCCAGCCTGGTCATGCAGTTGTTGGGCCAAATTTTCCTGCAAGAACAGAATCTTCCAAGTCTCCTGGCAGTTTAAGATACAGCTACAAGGATAATATAGCACCTGGTATACAGAGAAGTATTGGTGGCTTTCCACAGTATCCATCTGGTCAAGAAAAGGGGGATTTTCCAGGGCATAGTGAGCGCAAAGGCCGTAATGAGAAGTTTCCTAGCCTCCTACAAGAGGTTTTACAGGGGTACCACCATCATCCAGACAGAAGGTATTCTAGGAATGCACAGGAGCATTCTGGGATGGCTGGGAGTTTGGAGGGAGCCATGAGACCCAATGTTTTAATTAGTCAAACCAATGAATTGACCAATAGAGGCCTCTTAAACAAAAGCATGGGGTCCCTCCTGGAAGGCCCTCACTGGGGTCCCTGGGATAGGAAGTCTAGCAGTGCAGCTGCAGACATGAAGCAGATAAATTTAGCTGATTACCCTATTGCTAGAAAGTTCGATGTGGAGTCTCAGTCTGCTGCCCATGAGGCAGGAGCGCTCTCAGAGAGGAGATCAGTGATCTGTGACATATCTCCATTAAGGCAACTTGTAAGAGATCCTGGCCCTCACCCCATAGGACACATGGGTCCTGAGGCCAGAAGCGGAAGGAGTGAACGTCTTTCCTCTGGCTTGAGCCAGTCAGTAATACTCCCTGGTGGTTTAGTatccatggaaacaaagatgaaaGCTCACAGTGGGCAAATAAAGGAAGAAGATTTTGAACAGTCAAAGAGCTCAGCTAGTctcaacaataaaaaaacaggAGACCATTGTCATCCTGCTGGCATCAAGCATGAATCTTTCCGAGGCAatgccagccctggagctgcagtcTCCGATGCTGCTCCAGACTACATGCCCCAGCAGGACAACAGATCGACACAGATGAGACGAGGACCTGGCAGAACTGGAAGGGGTAAATCACCCTCTCAATATCAGGATCTTGCTGATAAGCTGAAAATGTCACCAGGCAGAAGCAGAGGCCCTGGGGCAGATCTACATCACATGAACCCACACATGACACTATCTGAAAGAGTTAGCAGGGGTTCCTTGCATTCTGTTTACCCTCAGAATTCAGAAGGCCCATCTCTGGCTTCGGCATATCACGCGAATGCTAGGCCTCATGCTTTTGGTGACCCCAACCAGAGTCTGAATTCCCAGTATCATTACAAGAGACAGATATACCAGCAACAGCAAGAAGAATACAAAGATTGGGCAAGCAGCGCTGCTCAGGGTGTgattgctgcagctcagcacaggcaggaaggaGCAAGGAAAAGCCCGAGACAGCAGCAGTTTCTGGAAAGAGTAAGGAGTCCCTTAAAAAATGACAAGGATGGAATGATGTACCTTCAAGGTAGCTCTTACCATGATACTGGAAGCCAGGAAGCTGGGCGCTGTGTCATGGGGAGTGACAGTACTCAGAGCAAATGCACCGAACTGAAACATGGCAGCCAGAAATTGCAGCACCATGAATCTGGTTGGGACCTCTCTCGGCAAACTTCTCCTGCCAAAAGCAGTGGCCCTCTTGGAGCAGCCAACCAAAAAAGATTTTGCCCTCAAGACAGCGATGGGCATCGACGAGAGGAATCTACAGATTTGCCCAAGCCTAGTAATGCTATGCTTAGGCTCCCTGGCCAGGAGGACCAGTCTCCACAAAACCCATTAATTATGAGGAGGAGGGTGCGTTCTTTCATCTCTCCTATCCCTACCAAAAGACAGCCACATGATATGAAGAACAGTGGCAGTGAAGATAAAGGGCGACTGATGACTTCAACAAAAGAAG of Vidua macroura isolate BioBank_ID:100142 chromosome 5, ASM2450914v1, whole genome shotgun sequence contains these proteins:
- the TCF20 gene encoding transcription factor 20 isoform X3, which translates into the protein MQSFREQSSYHGNQQSYPQEVHTSSRLEEFSPRQQAQMFQSFGGGAGSGRRGATGASTAMPGESSGHQSYQGFRKEAGEFYYMAANKDPVVSGGQQPPQRRPSGPVQSYGPPQGSSFGNQYGSEGHVGQFQTQHSTLGGVSHYQQDYTGPFSPGSAQYQQQASSQQQQVQQLRQQIYQSHQPLPQASSQSASSTSHLQPMQRPSTLPSSASGYQLRVGQFSQHYQPPSSSSSSSFPSPQRFGQSGQNYDGSYNVNSGSQYEGHAVGSNAQAYGTQSNYSFQTQSMKSFEQSKLPQSGQQGQQQQHPPQHVMQYSNAATKLSLQSQVGQYSQTEVPVRSPMQFHQNFSPISNPSPAASVVQSPSCSSTPSPLMPGGENLQCGQGNMSMGSRNRILQMMPQLSPTPSMMPSPNAHAGGFKGFGLEGLQEKRLTDPGLSSLSALSSQVANLPNTVQHMLLSDALAPQKKSSKRSSSSKKADSCTNSEGSSQAEEQLKSPMAESLDGGCSSSSEDHGERVRQLSGQSTSSDTTYKGGNLERPNSSPAQGSQNEPSKLSSSPAAREDVASPDGKEAVVAVENAPKVNEKAVGVIVSREAMTGRVEKSGGQDKPAQDDASTAPQAPASTSGAKEAGHAGTQQETQGGGKGSKSGDNTNHNGEGNSQPGHAVVGPNFPARTESSKSPGSLRYSYKDNIAPGIQRSIGGFPQYPSGQEKGDFPGHSERKGRNEKFPSLLQEVLQGYHHHPDRRYSRNAQEHSGMAGSLEGAMRPNVLISQTNELTNRGLLNKSMGSLLEGPHWGPWDRKSSSAAADMKQINLADYPIARKFDVESQSAAHEAGALSERRSVICDISPLRQLVRDPGPHPIGHMGPEARSGRSERLSSGLSQSVILPGGLVSMETKMKAHSGQIKEEDFEQSKSSASLNNKKTGDHCHPAGIKHESFRGNASPGAAVSDAAPDYMPQQDNRSTQMRRGPGRTGRGKSPSQYQDLADKLKMSPGRSRGPGADLHHMNPHMTLSERVSRGSLHSVYPQNSEGPSLASAYHANARPHAFGDPNQSLNSQYHYKRQIYQQQQEEYKDWASSAAQGVIAAAQHRQEGARKSPRQQQFLERVRSPLKNDKDGMMYLQGSSYHDTGSQEAGRCVMGSDSTQSKCTELKHGSQKLQHHESGWDLSRQTSPAKSSGPLGAANQKRFCPQDSDGHRREESTDLPKPSNAMLRLPGQEDQSPQNPLIMRRRVRSFISPIPTKRQPHDMKNSGSEDKGRLMTSTKEGADKTYNSYAHSSQSQDAGKSVAKGDSFKDLPSPDNRNCPAVSLTSPAKTKILPPRKGRGLKLEAIVQKITSPNIRRSVSANSAETGPDTVTLDDILSLKSGPEGGNVAGHGPEAEKRKGEISDEVGPASQDTTGEKTVPRSSEEWQSSEDDKNKKEVPETAGTGKEGAGSSAAPPPSQKSSGQGRSDGSISGAGTLTFSDSKTISPSSVFISEPNPKSEEKDGDVTNISPKPDGFPPKGYFPSGKKKGRPIGSVNKQKKQQQQQQLPVPPPPQPAPSQPAEGVGAGEPKPKRQRRERRKPAAQPRKRKPRRAAPIVEPQEPEIKLKYATQSVDKSDSKNKSFFPYIHVVNKCELGAVCTIINAEEEEQNKLVRGRKGQRSSTPPPSNAESKVLPTSTFMLQGPVVTESSVLGHLVCCLCGKWASYRNMGDLFGPFYPQDYAATLPKNPPPKRATEMQSKVKVRHKSASNGSKTDTEEEEEQQQQKEQRSLAAHPRFKRRHRSEDCSGASRSLSRGASCKKATTDGGNGGEKTPLDSKPSMPTSEGGTELELQIPELPLDSNEFWVHEGCILWANGIYLVCGRLYGLQEAVEIAREMKCSHCQEPGATLGCYNKGCSFRYHYPCAIDADCLLNEENFSVRCPKHKPLLPCSLPSLQNKMVKGSLSTEQSERG